A single Pieris rapae chromosome 2, ilPieRapa1.1, whole genome shotgun sequence DNA region contains:
- the LOC110991995 gene encoding TBC1 domain family member 7, with protein sequence MPTMTDERNFRSSYYEKVGCRGVEEKKSLEILMKEKPWDRVKLKQFCLRFTVPAAYRNLVWKVLLDILPVYADSHQFVMEQRTEQYNDLLYAVEMLERVEMTAPRSEVLLAMWLLELEEREPPMFPETNYSSADTFIPIAKSLLELYDHEVDVYWISKGLTDIVRNMQKDLVKLKEAFQNMLEKEDGELYNHLIEIKALEKLPLTKWFNCGFAGVLDDSSLTKIWDKVCSGAPKILSFVAVMLIMTLRRNILRATSADQVLKCVSEIPEQCEEVVANKAIELWQYYAQPQNDQLKK encoded by the exons ATGCCGACTATGACGGACGAGCGTAATTTTCGTTCATCGTATTACGAAAAAGTCGGATGCCGTGGGGTAGAAGAGAAGAAATCGCTGGAAATACTTATGAAAGAGAAACCGTGGGATAGAGTAAAGCTGAAACAGTTCTGTCTGAGGTTTACCGTGCCAGCTGCATATAGAAATTTAGTTTGGAAGGTGTTATTAG ATATCCTCCCAGTATATGCTGATTCGCATCAATTTGTGATGGAACAACGGACAGAACAATATAATGATCTCTTGTATGCAGTTGAAATGTTGGAGAGAGTAGAGATGACAGCCCCTCGAAGTGAAGTGCTGTTAGCAATGTGGTTGCTTGAGTTAGAAGAACGTGAACCACCCATGTTTCCAGAGACCAACTATtct tCTGCAGACACATTTATTCCCATAGCTAAATCATTGTTAGAATTATATGACCATGAAGTAGATGTTTATTGGATCAGCAAGGGATTAACAGATATTGTTCGAAATATGCAAAAAGATTTAGTAAAACTAAAGGAAGCCTTTCAGAACATGCTGGAAAAGGAGGATGGAGAGTTGTACAA CCACCTTATAGAAATCAAGGCATTAGAGAAGTTGCCGCTTACTAAATGGTTCAACTGTGGCTTTGCTGGAGTTTTAGATGATAGTTCACTAACAAa GATTTGGGATAAAGTATGTAGTGGGGCACCAAAAATTCTATCTTTTGTGGCAGTGATGTTAATTATGACCCTACGGAGGAATATTCTTAGAGCAACATCAGCAGATCAGGTGCTAAAGTGTGTATCTGAG attCCAGAACAATGTGAAGAAGTAGTAGCAAACAAAGCAATTGAATTATGGCAGTACTATGCGCAACCACAAAATGATCAGCTGAAAAAATGA
- the LOC110991862 gene encoding uncharacterized protein LOC110991862 isoform X2, whose protein sequence is MHMISKHVAKLKFRGMDRYFLFKFYISKYTETIPADEATLLACAGEIYEPTWFAYQLMESFLLPVYTRNTGLNSKTQSTPKPEANDTENDTETTENHNNLEGPSNFIAASSSTPSTNKSTEKTRRRQHQDMAEQQMASAFSQLTNALSHRSSEVVKEDDECDLYAKLLAKKIRELPKDDRRLLMYEIDGLCIRRINRRSFSRDTPSPNYFEPYARSYTANRPSSAQTSYSEPSSKLFISSHDYEHRPKS, encoded by the exons ATGCACATGATAAGTAAACACgtagcaaaattaaaatttcgagGAATGGAcagatattttcttttcaaattcTATATAAGTAAGTACACTGAAACTATACCTGCTGATGAAGCTACATTGCTGGCAT GTGCAGGTGAAATTTACGAACCTACATGGTTCGCCTACCAATTGATGGAGTCGTTTCTCCTCCCCGTATATACGAGAAACACGGGTCTCAATTCGAAAACG CAATCAACGCCAAAACCAGAAGCCAACGATACGGAAAACGATACTGAGACGACAGAAAACCACAACAACCTGGAGGGACCCTCAAATTTCATCGCTGCCAGTTCATCTACGCCATCAACAAATAAATCTACGGAGAAAACGCGTCGTCGCCAACATCAGGATATGGCTGAACAACAAATGGCCTCGGCGTTTAGCCAACTGACTAATGCATTAAGTCATAGATCTTCGGAGGTAGTCAAAGAAGATGACGAATGTGATCTTTATGCTAAGCTCCTAGCTAAAAAAATAAGGGAACTGCCTAAAGACGATAGGCGATTATTGATGTACGAAATAGACGGCCTATGTATTAGGCGAATTAACCGGAGGTCATTTTCGCGTGATACACCATCTCCTAACTATTTCGAACCTTATGCCCGTAGTTATACCGCAAACCGGCCATCAAGTGCTCAAACCTCATATTCAGAACCCAGCTCAAAACTGTTCATATCTTCCCATGACTACGAACATCGTCCGAAATCATGA
- the LOC123690556 gene encoding uncharacterized protein LOC123690556: MIKIHRNRTRKFIEEKFNDLLLEPSGQFDNFCRMTYTDFELLLSRISPIISKKDTDFREAIPAKYRLAITLRFLASGDSYKSLHYLFKVSVQIISKIIPEVCRAINKVLNDEIKLPLTAIGWIAIERGFRSKFPHCVGSLDGKHIVIESPPHSVTEYYNNKKTFSIVLLALLDSNYKFIFVDIGSQGRISDGGVFNNSLLW, from the exons ATGATAAAAATTCATAGAAACCGCACTAG aaaatttattgaagaaaAATTCAATGATCTCCTTCTTGAACCCTCTGGACAATTTGATAACTTCTGCCGGATGACTTACActgattttgaattattgctAAGCAGAATTTCCCCTATCATTTCAAAGAAAGATACTGACTTCAGAGAAGCTATACCAGCGAAATATCGTCTTGCAATAACTTTAAGATTTTTAGCATCTGGTGATAGTTACAAAAGTTTACACTACTTGTTTAAAGTTTCTGttcaaataatatcaaaaatcatACCTGAAGTTTGCAGAGCTATTAATAAAGTTCTAAATGATGAAATTAAG TTGCCCTTAACAGCAATAGGCTGGATCGCTATAGAGAGAGGATTCAGAAGTAAATTCCCTCATTGCGTGGGTTCACTGGATGGAAAACATATAGTTATTGAAAGCCCACCTCACAGTGTAActgaatattataacaataaaaaaacatttagcaTAGTTCTCCTAGCATTACTTGAtagcaattataaatttatttttgtagacATAGGAAGTCAAGGGAGAATCAGTGACGGTGGAGTTTTCAACAATTCATTACTATGGTAG
- the LOC110993870 gene encoding uncharacterized protein LOC110993870: protein MNSQLPKTDSSFIEAKRRELKEFFKDSKFSENVINNVIENELKPIIEDKYEVVPYIAASGSGDVKSEYEVMSGQPFTEIADYNKPLNSAEVKEMIKDSPIIAEKARQIQITSNREGRAKVNIIPYDQINMDTIDEMTQELYEADGDADKIKKIKYKNMQALFKSVDEFAGRKFIKDSVDEENRNESQESSSDEREFESIDKVVSELTNKSHETRFNETKDMLQKLADKYDDPNQIESRDRSRKLIITEDPILKASSSQIIKGVIRRSAIDEIKENYKINETMNISLLDNPVKLDLRSIQLKQEPNAKTISEDEIINAEEVFPKTFEAKIKHTEKALRNINSILSSIEVGKDKKNTCVDATDQDLIRISNDNCVESLTEKNDNEEQSKVKLDVKKEELHQNINELGTSDNLENKQLEYKEMKNLARNIVDGAENLSLLIREDITNKLNSMNELLNDVNVALENSRKSNLAYQKLREESEQRIKSKEDRVGKTEDTELGEKSTKCSVTQLDLNDIHSAISSLNTEIHCHEDRIKKSKASCEMRTKQCKEFVKEINNVLQVSHEVLHPKPISSASIDNLTSQEVSTKTSRIPDDRSKKTRKELWDVEIDCKDEKNKNMPDPNQQELKRTERINDLLLNIKDKMKDNKEVLRIANNLLHSGKSQKVSENSCKIIELPADNDIKAQGDHMRKEENNAIPKASVVPLLEEDKKDLETEKKDEVKQKQREFKMKIEKELEEENKGPRMTKEFIRKLCKQHKLYCTPYLNDILYLHFKGFSRIENLEEYTGLKCIFLENNGIQRIEGLDTLSELKCLYLHYNIVRKIENLDGCPKLDTLNLDHNFVTKIENLDAVPDLHTLSIGHNMLTTVDDLEHLRTCRNLSVVDLSYNRLEDPLIVDVLADMSILKVLVLTGNPVVRNIPAYRKTLTLRLKELLNLDNRPVFPRDRACAEAWQRGGVQEEIAERQRWIARDQEKVMESVRYLMKMKEENRAKREAREKEAREQNGLSPKDEEKEEADEKTTVDEKVLEMKTKDGVAVDMLTGSEAEDSTSESSSDSDGDSEEQETPKIEWSQIEKGKTLVQELKEERHSEPVDYWTGFGKPPSTVMGDVQFSSEAQALSSILFGQTPHTTKKDSKGNEKPNTSGVKIIEVHNDQSLNVDTQKPLLEVIEKNTVDEDTPIHENVTSNITETNTGIIDHDRKLLIEKCSVSKSKFLTSKKKVNVTIKEVHKETTGLEENMVGNDGSDETAVNNTEIEETGYDVIGVERRRRVEQSKDDGVALINFLGNTDVETNDEALQPSSEDLEIFAELEREQIERDARIARGEPAVDPMKLYDKNIMDEYHKNLERVPAHRVTEKNYVTTYKNDNAFDRIALSQLTMGEQPDPNKVKLTHVPGAVLFEYVEKQKPIELQYEIGEEHFDSPPSSDETQSIHIDSDSNSEDIDVIPKQETTKTRPKTAASRRSLTQKDDLRCTYIICESFCVIKMFLKFGLISLGAVEVNEPSTSGVNSARDEAKQSIIQTINNSCDDDRFPSQGINFADMEENARIEDTVASEILDKTLQYEEAEHYRQCGIVTSHAGKVDNRTNSIIESISEQLDNQYTIPEVSQIVDAHIGLAEQRWRAGEYVHYIPSPPESIIDNVSDNDTTLVPSNESLLEDTLTDECKQVMANNEANDSGIGNDKLDNSKALEEFYEPITNESEILNLSASEEVFEDCFDTETKSFDRVDESYSLEMKIALGIDKK, encoded by the exons ATGAATTCCCAACTTCCAAAAACAGATTCAAGTTTTATAGAGGCTAAACGTCGCGAGTTAAAAGAGTTTTTCAAAGATAGCAAATTTTCTgagaatgttattaataatgttatagaaaatgaattaaagCCCATTATTGAAGATAAATACGAGGTTGTCCCTTATATTGCTGCATCGGGTTCTGGAGATGTAAAATCCGAATATGAAGTGATGTCAGGTCAACCTTTTACGGAAATCGCTGATTATAACAAACCTTTAAATTCCGCAGAAGTAAAGGAAATGATAAAAGACAGTCCAATTATTGCAGAAAAAGCTCgccaaatacaaataacatctAACCGCGAAGGACGAGcaaaagttaatataattcCGTATGATCAAATTAACATGGACACGATTGACGAAATGACTCAAGAGCTTTATGAAGCCGATGGCGATgcagacaaaataaaaaaaataaaatataagaatatgcAGGCATTGTTCAAGTCTGTTGACGAATTTGCAggaagaaaatttataaaggaTTCTGTTGACGAAGAAAATAGAAATGAAAGTCAAGAATCCAGTAGTGATGAGAGAGAATTCGAATCAATAGATAAAGTCGTTTcagaattaacaaataaatcacATGAGACTCGctttaatgaaacaaaagatATGCTACAAAAATTGGCGGATAAATATGATGATCCGAATCAAATAGAAAGTCGAGATCGGTCTAGGAAACTAATCATTACAGAGGATCCAATATTAAAGGCATCTTCATCTCAAATTATCAAAGGTGTAATAAGACGTTCAGCAATTGACGAAATCAAAGAGAATTACAAAATCAATGAAACAATGAATATTTCTCTACTTGATAATCCAGTAAAACTGGACCTTAGATCAATACAATTAAAGCAAGAACCAAATGCAAAAACTATATCCGAAGACGAGATAATTAACGCGGAGGAGGTTTTTCCTAAGACCTTTgaagcaaaaataaaacataccgAAAAGGCGCTAAGAAACATTAACTCTATTTTAAGCTCTATTGAAGTtggtaaagataaaaaaaatacatgtgttGATGCAACAGATCAAGACCTAATAAGGATATCAAATGATAATTGTGTAGAATCATTAActgaaaaaaatgataatgaagagcaaagtaaagttaaattagacgTAAAAAAGGAAGAGttacatcaaaatattaatgaattagGAACTTCTGATAACTTAGAGAATAAACAATTAGaatataaagaaatgaaaaaCCTAGCTCGCAATATCGTCGACGGAGCTGAGAACCTCAGCTTATTGATACGAGAAGacataacaaataaactaaacagTATGAATGAACTGTTGAATGATGTAAATGTTGCCCTAGAAAACTCTAGGAAATCTAATTTGGCTTATCAAAAACTGAGAGAAGAAAGCGAACAGAGGATAAAGAGTAAAGAAGACCGCGTAGGCAAAACTGAAGACACGGAGCTTGGTGAGAAGAGTACCAAATGCTCTGTGACACAGTTAGACTTGAACGATATTCATTCTGCTATAAGTAGTCTTAATACGGAAATACACTGTCACGAGGACCGAATAAAGAAGAGCAAAGCAAGCTGTGAAATGAGAACGAAACAATGCAAGGAATTtgtcaaagaaataaataatgtgttaCAAGTATCACATGAAGTATTACACCCTAAGCCTATTTCTTCCGCTTCTATAGATAATCTTACATCTCAAGAAGTTTCCACAAAAACTTCTAGGATACCAGATGATAGATCAAAGAAAACACGCAAAGAGTTATGGGATGTTGAAATTGATTGCaaagatgaaaaaaataaaaatatgcctGATCCAAATCAACAAGAATTAAAACGTACAGAGCGGATTAATGatcttttgttaaatattaaagataaaatgaaagataataaggaAGTCTTGAGAatagcaaataatttattacatagtgGGAAAAGTCAAAAAGTTTCTGAAAATTcatgtaaaataatagaacttCCAGCTGATAATGATATAAAGGCACAAGGGGACCATATGCGCAAAGAGGAAAATAATGCCATTCCAAAAGCATCCGTGGTCCCGTTACTTGAAGAAG ataaaaaagaTCTTGAGACGGAAAAAAAAGATGAAGTAAAGCAAAAACAAAGGGAGTTcaaaatgaaaatagaaaaagaattagaagaagaaaataaagGTCCACGAATGACGAAGGAGTTTATCCGCAAACTGTGCAAACAGCATAAGCTTTACTGCACACCATATCTTAAcgacatattatatttgcaCTTCAAG GGTTTCTCAAGAATCGAAAACCTTGAAGAGTATACTGGTCTTAAATGTATATTCTTAGAAAACAATGGTATTCAAAGAATTGAAGGTTTAGACACTTTGTCGGAGTTAAAGTGTCTATACTTGCATTACAATATTGTACGTAAAATAGAAAACCTGGATGGTTGTCCAAAGCTGGATACATTGAATTTGGATCACAACTTTGTAACAAAGATTGAAAATTTGGATGCCGTCCCAGATCTTCATACCTTGAGTATAGGCCATAATATGTTAACTACTGTTG ATGATCTGGAACACCTGAGAACTTGTAGAAATCTCTCAGTTGTGGATTTATCATATAACCGATTGGAAGATCCTCTTATAGTCGACGTTTTGGCTGATATGAGCAtattaaaag TACTGGTATTAACGGGTAATCCAGTCGTCCGTAATATTCCTGCCTACCGTAAGACTTTAACACTGCGACTAAAAGAGTTGCTGAACTTGGACAACCGTCCAGTATTCCCGCGGGACCGTGCTTGTGCTGAGGCGTGGCAGCGCGGCGGTGTGCAAGAGGAAATTGCTGAGAGGCAACG CTGGATTGCCCGAGATCAAGAAAAAGTAATGGAGAGCGTAAGATATCTCATGAAAATGAAAGAAGAGAATAGAGCCAAGAGAGAGGCGAGAGAGAAAGAAGCGAGGGAGCAAAATGGTCTTTCACCAAag gacgaagaaaaagaagaagcAGACGAAAAGACAACAGTAGATGAAAAAGTACTTGAAATGAAAACCAAGGATGGTGTCGCAGTAGACATGCTAACGGGGTCTGAGGCTGAAGATAGCACTAGTGAAAGCTCCAGTGACAGTGATGGTGATAGTGAAG AACAAGAAACGCCGAAAATCGAATGGTCACAAATCGAGAAAGGGAAGACTTTAGTACAAGAGCTGAAGGAAGAGCGTCATAGCGAACCAGTTGATTATTGGACCGGCTTTGGAAAACCACCTTCTACGGTCATGGGGGATgt GCAATTCTCATCTGAAGCACAAGCATTAAGTAGCATACTCTTCGGTCAAACACCACACACGACAAAGAAAGATAGTAAGGGGAATGAAA AACCTAATACTTCAGGCGTAAAAATAATCGAAGTACATAACGACCAGTCATTAAATGTGGATACTCAGAAACCATTATTAGaagtaattgaaaaaaacaCAGTCGATGAAGATACCCCGATACATGAAAATGTGACAAGTAATATTACGGAAACGAATACAGGGATCATAGACCATGACAGAAAGTTattgatagaaaaatgtagtgtttCTAAGTCCAAATTTTTAACttccaaaaaaaaagttaatgtaACTATTAAGGAAGTGCATAAAGAAACAACGGGTTTAGAGGAAAACATGGTAGGAAATGATGGAAGTGATGAAACAGCTGtaaataatacagaaatagaaGAAACTGGTTATGACGTAATCGGTGTTGAAAGAAGACGACGTG TCGAACAAAGTAAAGATGACGGTGTAGCCCTTATAAATTTTCTCGGGAACACTGACGTGGAGACAAACGATGAGGCCTTGCAGCCAAGTTCTGAGGACCTGGAGATATTTGCAGAACTGGAGCGAGAACAGATAGAGAGAGATGCACGAATCGCACGGGGAGAACCTGCTGTTGATCCTATG AAACTTTACGATAAGAATATAATGGATGAGTACCATAAAAATTTGGAGCGTGTGCCAGCGCATCGGGTCACTGAGAAAAACTATGTCACCACATACAAAAATGACAACGCGTTCGACCGCATCGCTCTCAGCCAACTCACTATGGGAGAGCAACCAG ATCCTAACAAGGTTAAGCTCACTCACGTTCCGGGAGCTGTTCTCTTTGAATATGTTGAGAAGCAGAAGCCCATCGAACTTCAATATGAGATAGGAGAGGAACACTTCGATTCCCCGc CATCATCAGACGAAACACAGTCTATACACATAGATAGTGATTCAAACAGCGAGGATATCGACGTGATACCAAAACAGGAAACAACTAAAACGAGACCAAAAACAGCAGCAAGTCGACGCAGTTTGACGCAAAAAGATGAT TTGAGATGTACCTACATAATTTGTGAAAgtttttgtgttattaaaatgtttcttaaatTTGGCTTAATATCATTAGGCGCAGTAGAAGTCAATGAACCAAGTACGTCTGGTGTAAACTCGGCAAGAGATGAAGCTAAGCAGTCAATTATTCAGACGATCAATAATTCATGTGATGATGACAGGTTTCCCTCGCAAG GAATAAATTTTGCTGACATGGAAGAAAACGCTCGTATAGAGGACACAGTGGCCTCGGAGATTTTGGACAAAACTTTACAATACGAGGAGGCAGAGCACTATCGACAGTGCGGGATCGTGACATCACACGCTGGGAAGGTCGATAATCGCACCAATTCTATCATAGAGAGCATCTCGGAACAGCTGGATAACCAGTATACG ATTCCCGAAGTATCCCAAATAGTAGATGCACATATAGGCTTGGCTGAGCAAAGATGGCGTGCCGGCGAATACGTCCATTACATTCCAAGTCCACCTGAATCTATAATTGACAACGTCAGTGACAATGACACAACACTTGTACCAAGCAACGAGAGTTTGTTGGAAGACACTCTAACTGACGAATGTAAACAAGTAATGGCAAATAATGAAGCAAATGATTCTGGAATTGGGAACGATAAACTTGATAATTCAAAGGCTCTTGAAGAATTTTATGAACCTATAACAAATGAATCTGAGATCCTTAATCTTTCTGCAAGTGAGGAAGTCTTTGAAGATTGTTTTGATACTGAAACCAAGAGTTTTGATAGAGTTGATGAGAGCTATAGTTTGGAGATGAAGATTGCTCTAGGTATTGATAAGAAGTAA
- the LOC110991862 gene encoding uncharacterized protein LOC110991862 isoform X1 has protein sequence MSGGVVEWSIDKALRFLELYQGEPCIWNPKDKEHKDKKKVADAWNRLSETLKISVKELKNKKEILMVTFRKHFKKKQDCIRSGSGAGEIYEPTWFAYQLMESFLLPVYTRNTGLNSKTQSTPKPEANDTENDTETTENHNNLEGPSNFIAASSSTPSTNKSTEKTRRRQHQDMAEQQMASAFSQLTNALSHRSSEVVKEDDECDLYAKLLAKKIRELPKDDRRLLMYEIDGLCIRRINRRSFSRDTPSPNYFEPYARSYTANRPSSAQTSYSEPSSKLFISSHDYEHRPKS, from the exons ATGAGCGGAGGAGTGGTAGAATGGTCGATTGATAAAGCTCTACGCTTTTTAGAGCTTTATCAAGGAGAACCATGTATTTGGAACCCGAAAGATAAGGAGCACAAGGACAAGAAAAAAGTTGCAGATGCATGGAACCGGCTCAgtgaaactttaaaaatttccgTGAAAgagttaaaaaacaaaaaagaaatactgaTGGTCACATTCCGAAAACATTTTAAGAAGAAGCAAGATTGTATTCGTTCTGGCTCAG GTGCAGGTGAAATTTACGAACCTACATGGTTCGCCTACCAATTGATGGAGTCGTTTCTCCTCCCCGTATATACGAGAAACACGGGTCTCAATTCGAAAACG CAATCAACGCCAAAACCAGAAGCCAACGATACGGAAAACGATACTGAGACGACAGAAAACCACAACAACCTGGAGGGACCCTCAAATTTCATCGCTGCCAGTTCATCTACGCCATCAACAAATAAATCTACGGAGAAAACGCGTCGTCGCCAACATCAGGATATGGCTGAACAACAAATGGCCTCGGCGTTTAGCCAACTGACTAATGCATTAAGTCATAGATCTTCGGAGGTAGTCAAAGAAGATGACGAATGTGATCTTTATGCTAAGCTCCTAGCTAAAAAAATAAGGGAACTGCCTAAAGACGATAGGCGATTATTGATGTACGAAATAGACGGCCTATGTATTAGGCGAATTAACCGGAGGTCATTTTCGCGTGATACACCATCTCCTAACTATTTCGAACCTTATGCCCGTAGTTATACCGCAAACCGGCCATCAAGTGCTCAAACCTCATATTCAGAACCCAGCTCAAAACTGTTCATATCTTCCCATGACTACGAACATCGTCCGAAATCATGA